Proteins encoded together in one Pseudomonas sp. ADAK13 window:
- a CDS encoding ABC-three component system middle component 5 — MLIYHPAYDANHCLYRLLAILQATTEFTLSWDQLRVLDYYYLFPSQIKHIKPWPTNIKDFKSNLKSIPNQFEDINNPARVLYDLQAFQKTAALELIAKGIISKAEFENGILKINGELLPENYIKLIESDDFLKSDAFKVITKALPKVEFNGDSGLKKRSGLMEYIYDIK, encoded by the coding sequence ATGTTAATTTATCACCCTGCGTACGACGCTAATCACTGCTTATACAGATTACTAGCAATACTACAAGCAACCACGGAATTCACTCTAAGCTGGGATCAGCTAAGGGTCCTAGACTACTACTATCTATTTCCAAGCCAGATAAAACACATAAAACCCTGGCCTACTAACATTAAAGATTTTAAATCGAATTTAAAATCCATCCCAAATCAGTTTGAAGACATTAACAATCCAGCTCGAGTTCTTTACGACCTCCAAGCTTTCCAAAAAACAGCAGCACTGGAATTGATTGCGAAAGGTATAATTTCAAAAGCCGAATTCGAAAATGGAATACTGAAGATCAATGGCGAGCTTCTCCCAGAAAATTATATAAAGCTCATAGAGAGTGACGACTTTCTTAAAAGTGATGCCTTTAAAGTGATTACAAAGGCGCTGCCAAAAGTCGAATTCAACGGAGACTCCGGGTTGAAAAAACGCTCGGGACTAATGGAATATATATATGACATCAAATAG
- a CDS encoding ABC-three component system protein, whose amino-acid sequence MNKIVVKSSDVKGPIIGGDQNNITHIHVAAAPDPNIIRAGLDRISLLSEGDEEFKDFIELFNSYLRDREGRPIVGLRQKLLNGGREDLVEDAIEHKDRFAKIAAKAQLSPRRQYIYFYILQKIKAAFDGQIRPLIKAGARPEDIDQSIYHNIVNSIFSEVNCVDISIDQHLIYGMLYFLTGKCHLVWEI is encoded by the coding sequence ATGAACAAAATCGTTGTTAAAAGCTCAGATGTAAAAGGCCCAATTATAGGGGGCGATCAAAATAACATTACTCACATACACGTTGCTGCAGCACCCGACCCCAATATCATTAGAGCGGGCCTAGACAGGATAAGCCTTCTTTCCGAAGGCGATGAAGAGTTCAAAGACTTCATCGAGCTTTTTAACTCTTACCTCAGAGACCGGGAAGGTAGACCAATAGTCGGATTAAGACAAAAACTTCTCAATGGAGGTAGAGAAGACCTAGTGGAGGATGCTATAGAACATAAAGACCGGTTCGCAAAAATAGCAGCAAAGGCTCAGCTCTCACCACGAAGACAGTACATTTACTTTTATATACTTCAAAAAATAAAAGCCGCATTTGATGGGCAAATCCGCCCACTCATTAAAGCCGGTGCTCGCCCCGAAGATATTGACCAGTCTATTTATCACAACATCGTTAATTCCATTTTTTCCGAAGTCAACTGTGTCGACATATCAATTGATCAGCACTTGATCTATGGAATGTTGTATTTCTTAACAGGGAAGTGCCATCTGGTCTGGGAGATATGA